One window of the Staphylococcus equorum genome contains the following:
- a CDS encoding halocin C8 precursor-like protein, whose product MRKFLFSFLSLVLVISFSIIPFFQQAHAASEGVHKPKSNVSTKTKKKIINIIKTSKEYKEYATSTSIDSINDENVIVHLNKGENTNVYSINYIFGKNLAKQNNNLAMVELKYNEANGKVFYAHSMYTKFVKHNGNQFVNLQGVLNNKPYYNFNLGKDGKLYNENFKVSSKKEIEADSYKNLPHKERGWCEWAVGSLCGTGGAGGCWAVALGITTGLGGFGIATICGLITSLGCIGATNYICS is encoded by the coding sequence TTGAGAAAATTTTTATTTTCATTTTTATCGCTAGTATTAGTAATTTCTTTTAGCATTATTCCATTTTTTCAACAAGCACACGCAGCCAGCGAAGGAGTCCATAAGCCTAAAAGTAATGTCAGCACTAAAACTAAGAAAAAAATAATTAATATAATTAAAACTTCCAAAGAGTATAAAGAGTATGCCACTTCAACTTCTATTGACTCTATAAATGATGAAAATGTAATCGTTCACCTAAACAAAGGCGAGAACACAAATGTGTACTCTATCAATTATATCTTTGGTAAAAACCTTGCTAAACAAAATAATAACTTAGCGATGGTTGAACTGAAATATAATGAAGCCAACGGAAAAGTTTTCTATGCCCACTCAATGTACACAAAATTTGTAAAACATAATGGTAACCAGTTTGTTAATTTACAAGGAGTTTTAAATAACAAACCATATTATAATTTTAATCTCGGCAAAGACGGTAAATTGTATAATGAAAATTTCAAAGTTTCTTCTAAGAAAGAAATTGAAGCTGACTCTTATAAAAATTTACCTCACAAAGAACGAGGTTGGTGTGAATGGGCAGTAGGATCACTTTGTGGAACTGGTGGTGCTGGAGGTTGTTGGGCAGTTGCTTTAGGTATTACCACAGGTTTGGGTGGCTTCGGTATAGCAACAATATGTGGCTTAATTACTTCATTAGGTTGTATAGGCGCGACAAACTATATTTGTAGTTGA
- a CDS encoding DMT family transporter has protein sequence MTPIFISLVFKSKIANRIYLGGVIGLISVVVILFPDLNQLTSEFIIGIVMALIGTIITSIGDVLSLYNNNTNPVLANTIGMLSAVLFLVIYTGFKSYSYTLPQEPNFWFGLLYLAILSSFLAWLFYLKLISNIGASESGDMVAMFPAIGRGRSILMGETQISLNLIVGIVLACLGAYLALKKKEIV, from the coding sequence TTGACGCCTATATTTATAAGTCTAGTATTTAAAAGTAAAATAGCTAACAGAATATATTTAGGTGGGGTTATAGGTTTAATAAGTGTGGTGGTAATTCTATTCCCAGACTTAAACCAACTTACAAGTGAGTTTATAATAGGCATAGTAATGGCTTTAATAGGTACTATAATCACATCTATTGGAGATGTATTATCTTTATACAATAATAATACTAATCCTGTTTTAGCAAATACTATAGGTATGTTATCGGCAGTTCTATTTTTAGTTATTTATACTGGGTTTAAAAGCTATTCATATACGTTGCCACAAGAGCCGAATTTTTGGTTCGGATTACTATACTTAGCTATATTATCTTCATTTTTAGCGTGGCTATTCTATTTAAAATTGATCAGTAATATTGGGGCCTCTGAAAGTGGGGATATGGTTGCGATGTTTCCAGCAATAGGAAGAGGCAGAAGTATCCTTATGGGAGAGACTCAAATCAGTTTAAACCTAATTGTGGGCATAGTTCTAGCTTGTCTTGGTGCATATTTAGCATTAAAGAAAAAAGAGATTGTCTGA